One genomic window of Cannabis sativa cultivar Pink pepper isolate KNU-18-1 chromosome 2, ASM2916894v1, whole genome shotgun sequence includes the following:
- the LOC133034279 gene encoding uncharacterized protein LOC133034279, whose product MWGIFFDNEEDCVSILENRPWLINGKLLIIQEWPESGDWSHVDMTKAIFWVKATGLPMAYLNASNLTMIAAKTGEYKDCDVVNQRALTRRGFLKFQVELSTKHQLTPGFFLDISRGRKEWIKFQYFCLSKFCYKCGHIGHDKSSCLRETIFAFPLEGEAVMAYGPWIRAESTVISCFNTGGICYSEISLT is encoded by the coding sequence ATGTGgggtattttctttgataatgAAGAAGATTGTGTATCCATCCTGGAAAATAGGCCATGGCTTATAAATGGGAAGCTTCTCATTATTCAAGAATGGCCGGAGTCGGGTGATTGGAGTCATGTGGATATGACGAAGGCCATTTTTTGGGTTAAAGCTACAGGATTGCCAATGGCATACCTGAATGCTTCAAACCTCACTATGATTGCGGCGAAAACGGGCGAATACAAAGACTGTGATGTAGTGAATCAACGGGCCTTGACACGTAGGGGATTTTTGAAGTTCCAGGTGGAGTTATCAACAAAACATCAATTGACTCCTGGTTTTTTTCTGGATATATCGAGGGGGAGAAAAGAATGGATAAAATTCCAATATTTTTGTCTTTCCAAGTTTTGCTATAAATGTGGTCATATCGGCCACGATAAGAGTTCTTGCTTGAGGGAAACAATTTTTGCTTTTCCACTTGAAGGAGAAGCAGTAATGGCTTATGGTCCATGGATACGAGCAGAATCAACAGTCATCAGCTGCTTCAATACTGGGGGCatctgttatagtgagatttctctcacttaG
- the LOC133034280 gene encoding uncharacterized protein LOC133034280, which yields MAASGEEIDVWHQPWIPWLDFNCFNSLMESIKPKGYTVRTLADLSIGNEWNKEVVQQIFGDLGNRITEIPRLPLNHKDKIIWTGKQNGIFSIKSAYGTDQEAHFDKKKKGIWTWIGHSDLHPRLSTFLWRVLNEALPVREKLRFLLDKDCPLCNSAEENCLHLFKNCGFAKMLWFSGKIPLLVDKIPGENVIQFTENMVTSLENSNYDRKEILTYMGCVWEQIWRSRNDLCRRGIRANLDMMKRNIEMAFQSYSTYSGKDALVDIFSDPPKNRLEEAYWQRILDGKRVICTDASWLRGEARLAAVMRMKNLESWAHKTSRTKAESALIAELKAILLALQWAWEKKWDRICVLSDCAQTIQALRAKQCPPFWKTFNVALEILDCSK from the coding sequence ATGGCGGCAAGTGGTGAAGAAATAGATGTATGGCATCAACCATGGATTCCATGGCTTGATTTTAATTGCTTCAACAGTCTAATGGAATCTATTAAACCGAAGGGATACACTGTTAGAACCTTAGCAGATCTATCGATAGGGAATGAATGGAACAAGGAGGTGGTGCAACAAATCTTTGGTGATTTGGGTAATAGGATAACGGAAATTCCTAGACTTCCTTTAAATCACAAGGATAAGATAATTTGGACAGGAAAACAAAATGGCATTTTTTCTATCAAAAGTGCCTACGGGACTGATCAAGAAGCtcattttgataaaaaaaaaaaaggaatctGGACTTGGATTGGGCATTCAGATCTTCACCCAAGGTTATCGACTTTTCTTTGGCGTGTACTGAATGAGGCTCTTCCAGTCAGGGAAAAGTTGAGGTTTCTCCTTGATAAGGATTGTCCCCTTTGTAACTCTGCAGAGGAAAATTGTCTACACCTGTTCAAGAACTGTGGGTTTGCAAAAATGTTATGGTTCTCAGGGAAGATTCCTTTGTTAGTGGATAAGATTCCTGGCGAAAATGTGATTCAGTTCACAGAAAACATGGTGACATCTCTTGAAAACTCAAATTATGACAGGAAAGAGATCCTAACCTACATGGGTTGTGTTTGGGAGCAGATATGGAGATCTAGAAATGACTTATGTAGGAGAGGGATAAGAGCTAATCTAGATATGATGAAAAGGAATATTGAGATGGCTTTCCAATCCTATTCTACTTATTCGGGTAAAGATGCCCTTGTGGACATCTTCTCTGATCCTCCAAAGAACAGACTGGAGGAGGCATATTGGCAGAGAATTTTGGATGGAAAGAGAGTCATCTGCACAGATGCATCATGGTTGAGAGGAGAAGCACGACTGGCAGCTGTAATGAGAATGAAGAATTTAGAGAGTTGGGCGCACAAGACCTCAAGAACCAAAGCAGAGTCAGCCCTCATTGCAGAATTAAAAGCAATTCTTTTAGCTCTTCAGTGGGCGTGGGAGAAAAAGTGGGATAGGATTTGTGTCCTGTCGGATTGTGCTCAAACCATTCAGGCTTTAAGAGCAAAGCAATGCCCTCCATTTTGGAAGACCTTTAATGTTGCCTTAGAGATTTTAGATTGTAGTAAATAG
- the LOC115711560 gene encoding plasmodesmata-located protein 7: protein MLSRGSRSSLVLPLLVTLVHLCLTRPSFSSSSSTDGFVFGGCTQQKYEPDSAYESNINSLLTSLVNSATYASYNNFTVTGSSSHDVVYGLFQCRGDLAMPDCATCVARAVSQLGGLCTQTCGAAIQLQGCYVKYDNATFLGVEDKTVVLKKCGPSEGYDADGLGRRDAVLGSLAGSGGPYRVGGSGEVQGVAQCVGDLSFGECQDCVSDAIGRLKNDCGQAVYGDMFLAKCYARYSTAGSHFYSKPHNDKSSNDGEKTFAIIIGLLAGVALIIIFLAFLRKICEGHGK, encoded by the exons ATGTTGTCAAGAGGCAGTAGAAGTTCTCTTGTTCTTCCACTACTAGTCACCTTAGTCCACCTCTGTCTCACTAGGCCTTCTTTCTCCTCTTCTTCCTCCACTGACGGCTTCGTCTTCGGTGGTTGCACACAGCAAAAGTATGAGCCGGACTCGGCGTACGAGTCCAACATCAACTCGCTCCTGACCTCCCTCGTCAACTCGGCTACATACGCCTCGTACAACAACTTCACCGTCACTGGCTCCAGCTCCCACGACGTCGTGTACGGCCTCTTCCAATGCCGAGGCGACCTCGCCATGCCGGACTGCGCCACCTGCGTCGCACGTGCAGTAAGCCAACTAGGCGGGCTGTGCACGCAGACATGTGGTGCTGCGATTCAGCTCCAGGGTTGTTACGTCAAGTACGACAACGCAACTTTCCTTGGGGTGGAGGATAAGACGGTGGTGTTAAAGAAATGTGGGCCCTCCGAAGGTTATGACGCCGACGGGCTGGGCCGAAGAGATGCTGTCCTGGGCTCCCTCGCTGGTTCTGGTGGGCCGTACCGGGTTGGTGGGTCGGGTGAGGTCCAAGGCGTGGCCCAATGTGTGGGAGACTTGAGCTTTGGAGAGTGCCAAGATTGTGTGTCTGACGCCATCGGACGGCTCAAAAACGATTGTGGTCAAGCAGTTTATGGTGATATGTTCTTGGCCAAGTGTTACGCGAGGTATTCCACTGCCGGGTCACATTTCTATTCCAAGCCCCATAATG ATAAATCAAGCAATGATGGTGAGAAGACATTTGCTATTATCATTGGATTGTTAGCTGGAGTTGCCTTAATCATAATCTTCCTTGCTTTCCTGCGAAAGATCTGTGAAGGACATG GTAAATAA